Proteins encoded in a region of the Botrytis cinerea B05.10 chromosome 11, complete sequence genome:
- the Bcgst17 gene encoding Bcgst17: MDQVNSGLHQQIPTTYRQLQPQAEQALQHGQPHLHHHTLTSQAGLDLSGLVQDDNNSVYHPDLRSLQDPNAGHPIAHQYPSPIPFERNNGHPQMHVQNPGIQNTGLQNSIQNNGSPHTPQQQHPGPGQFGILTAGPSLHHNPIGRLQQGLPQDLQQDDNLFGTPDETDQKSIGHHSHKIVPNPPDLAAWREKLFNVNEMITLSEEEYNTYFPHVDNVYSHRSTQKYKRKPFVSHYWDCRLKGRPPGTAKSDDPNKKKRKRTARERDLCDVKIKITEYFPGAMLRADFQPDGGASADPSQANNFFAQAGPHQQQFALPLNNINIPPNHPGATGQRYYEIQRVNGNGGNGKGDGVAGPHKHDLARSDEIKKNSILRFLQKREKEDKKTQKTYHKRASGLALSTVKKHTKENDLKLFGSCFCPFVQRVWIALEAKGIQYQYIEVDPYKKPQSLLEVNPRGLVPAIRHGDWGCGESTVLMEYIEDLQTGPPLFPQDARAKAHSRLWADHMDRKIVPTFYALLQSQNYEKQEELTAKLRDEISQIVDVCDPQGPFFLGPTLTYTDVHFAPWILRCRRVLKHYRDWQDPQPGSRWAIWFDAIENNEFVKATTSADELYIDSYERYAMNRPGTSELADAVNGGFNLP, from the exons ATGGATCAAGTTAATTCAGGTCTTCACCAGCAGATACCCACAACATACAGACAATTGCAGCCACAAGCAGAACAAGCTCTCCAGCATGGCCAACCTCATCTTCACCACCACACTCTTACATCCCAGGCAGGACTCGATCTGTCGGGCTTGGTCCAAGATGATAACAATTCTGTCTATCACCCAGACTTGAGAAGCTTGCAGGATCCAAATGCAGGACATCCTATTGCTCATCAGTATCCTTCTCCAATCCCTTTCGAAAGAAATAATGGACACCCTCAAATGCATGTCCAGAATCCTGGCATTCAAAATACTGGACTTCAAAATAGCATTCAAAATAATGGCAGCCCCCATACCCCTCAACAGCAACATCCTGGACCAGGACAATTCGGAATCTTGACTGCAGGtccttctcttcatcataaCCCAATCGGCAGATTGCAGCAAGGTTTGCCCCAAGATTTGCAGCAAGATGATAATTTATTTGGCACACCCGATGAAACAGATCAGAAAAGCATTGGACATCATTCTCACAAGATTGTGCCCAATCCTCCAGATTTGGCGGCATGGAGAGAGAAGttattcaatgtcaatgAGATGATCACTTTGAGTGAAGAAGA GTATAATACGTATTTTCCTCATGTCGACAACGTTTACTCTCATCGGTCGACTCAAAAGTACAAGCGCAAGCCATTTGTTTCTCACTACTGGGATTGTCGTCTCAAAGGTAGGCCGCCAGGAACTGCCAAATCCGATGATCCAAACAAAAAGAAGCGAAAGCGCACTGCGCGAGAAAGAGATCTTTGCGatgtcaaaatcaagatcaCAGAGTACTTCCCGGGTGCTATGTTACGGGCAGATTTTCAACCAGATGGAGGCGCATCGGCAGATCCATCCCAAGCGAACAACTTTTTTGCGCAAGCTGGacctcatcaacaacaatttGCCCTTCCtctcaacaatatcaatatcccgCCAAATCATCCAGGCGCCACAGGCCAGCGATACTATGAAATCCAGCGTGTCAATGGAAACGGGGGCAATGGCAAGGGTGATGGCGTTGCGGGACCTCACAAGCATGATCTGGCGAGAAGTGATGAGATCAAAAAGAACAgtattcttcgatttctccaAAAGCGAGAGAAGGAGGACAAAAAGACCCAG AAAACTTATCACAAGAGAGCCAGTGGTCTAGCCTTGAGTACCGTGAAGAAACATACCAAGGAGAATGATTTGAAGCTATTTGGCAGTTGCTTTTG CCCTTTTGTTCAACGAGTTTGGATTGCTTTAGAAGCCAAAGGTATTCagtatcaatatattgaagTTGATCCATACAAAAAGCCTCAATCTTTGTTAGAGGTCAATCCCAGAGGATTGGTTCCTGCTATTCGTCATGGAGATTGGGGCTGTGGTGAAAGTACTGTTTTGATGGAATAC ATCGAAGACCTTCAAACCGGCCCACCTCTATTTCCCCAGGATGCGCGAGCTAAAGCTCATAGCAGACTTTGGGCCGACCAC ATGGATCGTAAAATTGTCCCCACATTCTACGCACTCCTCCAATCACAAAACTATGAAAAGCAAGAAGAATTGACCGCAAAACTTCGCGATGAAATCTCTCAGATTGTAGACGTATGCGATCCTCAGGGTCCATTTTTTCTCGGTCCAACGCTCACTTATACCGATGTTCATTTTGCACCATGGATTCTCCGTTGCCGTCGTGTTCTTAAGCATTATCGAGATTGGCAAGATCCGCAACCGGGTAGTCGTTGGGCGATCTGGTTTGATGCGATTGAGAATAACGAGTTTGTCAAGGCGACGACCAGTGCAGATGAATTGTACATTGATTCTTATGAGAGATACGCGATGAATAGACCGGGAACAAGTGAGCTAGCGGATGCGGTAAATGGGGGTTTCAATTTACCTTAG